A window of Haliscomenobacter hydrossis DSM 1100 contains these coding sequences:
- a CDS encoding Gfo/Idh/MocA family protein — MKQHTVGIIMNGVTGRMGTNQHLLRSIAEIIKQGGVKVGAGETIMPDPILIGRDVNKLKRLCDLTGITKMSTDLDEALANPYFSIYFDAQTTGRRADAVKAAIKAGKHIYCEKPIAVSTESAMELYDLATQAGLKNGVVQDKLWLPGIVKIKRLIEQGFFGKILSVRGEFGYWVFEGDNIAAQRPSWNYRKEDDGGIIVDMLCHWRYVLDEVFGEVKSVSCLGATHIPTRVDENGNQYECTADDSAYATFELKNGVIAHFNSSWTVRVRRDDLLTLQVDGTKGSAVAGLRECYIQHYGNTPKPVWNPDIAQPIDFFGGWSKVPEQEVHDNAFKVQWELFLKHVVKDEPFPWNLKAGAKGVQLAEKGLESWAKRAWVDVPEL; from the coding sequence ATGAAGCAACACACCGTCGGTATCATCATGAATGGCGTTACCGGGCGCATGGGCACCAACCAACATTTGCTGCGCTCCATTGCCGAAATCATCAAACAAGGAGGCGTTAAAGTGGGCGCTGGGGAAACCATCATGCCCGACCCGATTCTGATTGGCAGGGATGTAAACAAATTAAAAAGGCTTTGTGACCTAACGGGCATTACCAAGATGAGTACCGATTTAGACGAAGCCTTGGCAAACCCCTACTTCAGCATCTATTTTGATGCCCAAACGACGGGCCGACGGGCCGATGCCGTCAAAGCAGCCATCAAAGCAGGGAAACACATTTATTGCGAAAAACCGATTGCCGTCAGCACGGAATCGGCGATGGAGTTGTACGATTTGGCCACCCAGGCTGGGCTCAAAAACGGGGTGGTGCAGGATAAATTATGGCTTCCGGGCATTGTGAAAATAAAACGCCTGATTGAGCAAGGTTTTTTTGGCAAAATCCTCTCGGTTCGTGGCGAGTTTGGGTACTGGGTATTTGAGGGCGATAACATCGCCGCACAACGCCCTTCCTGGAACTACCGCAAAGAAGATGATGGAGGCATTATTGTGGACATGTTGTGCCATTGGCGGTATGTTTTAGACGAGGTATTCGGCGAAGTAAAATCCGTTTCTTGCCTGGGTGCTACCCATATTCCTACCCGGGTAGATGAAAATGGAAACCAATACGAGTGTACGGCGGATGACTCCGCTTATGCCACTTTTGAACTGAAAAACGGGGTCATTGCACATTTCAATTCCTCCTGGACGGTGCGGGTAAGGCGTGATGATTTGCTCACCCTGCAAGTGGACGGCACCAAAGGCTCGGCTGTGGCTGGCCTGCGGGAATGTTACATCCAGCATTATGGCAATACACCCAAACCAGTTTGGAACCCCGATATCGCCCAGCCCATTGATTTTTTTGGCGGCTGGTCAAAAGTACCGGAGCAGGAAGTACACGACAATGCCTTTAAAGTGCAATGGGAGTTGTTTTTGAAACATGTGGTGAAAGATGAGCCTTTCCCCTGGAATTTGAAGGCGGGTGCGAAAGGTGTGCAGTTGGCGGAGAAGGGACTGGAGAGTTGGGCAAAAAGAGCTTGGGTCGATGTGCCGGAGCTATGA
- a CDS encoding alpha/beta hydrolase-fold protein gives MKSTHFILLFLLFCQAIFAQSTYTFTEGFGAGPCHQYGREALYTDLLVHQLIQGKLSTPTEGSTLTNDKQGKPITWKRIQADTANRLRDAVLTNGYLYLSHQSKEEKLALLQVAGHGGLFFNGVPLSGDMYRYGWLFHPVKLKKGLNELYVRMGFGGRFQGISAKLIFPEKPVAISTPDATLPHILVERTTEPLWGGIVLINLSEKPLKNLKLRASIGGNTLVTEVPLISPMTTRKVPFQMNPASVTQKGEVACTLTLLQNEQVVDEKIIKLTALSASEHHSNTFISAIDGSVQYYAVAPQSGGVKPGAALFLSVHGAEVEAIGQARAYKPKDWGSLVAPTNRRPRGFNWEDWGRLDALEVLDIAQKRFQPDPQKIYLTGHSMGGHGSWYLGATYPGKWAGVAPCAGYPTLMGYGSADGKIPESSQNPAEQMLLRASSPSNVLALAANYKASGIYILHGDADRTVSVEYAREMRKVLSSFHPDFSYYEYPNGAHWYGDHSVDWPALFDFFKWHTIPKAEEIDTLNFTTANPAISATYQWIGIEQQEQPLQYSNIQVRRNKTNKSISIASKNVRVLKLLPGAFATGESFKLSIDGQEVCTTCKIGAAPLFFVKNTSWQAAEAPSPQQRNAQRNGTFKEAFQHQMVFVYGTTGTKEENEWAYQKAVFDAETWYYRGNGAVDLIADKDFNPAAYPNRGIILFGNATTNSAWPKLLANCPVQVQRGKVKLGDEEYSGADLGIYFTYPRADSPQASVSVVAGTGLMGMKAAWANQYFAAGSGFPDYLIFSAEMPKDGAKAIRATGFFDHNWQYAKMDAAKGE, from the coding sequence ATGAAAAGCACCCATTTCATCCTCCTCTTCCTCCTTTTTTGCCAGGCTATTTTTGCCCAAAGCACCTACACTTTTACCGAAGGTTTTGGCGCAGGGCCATGTCATCAATACGGACGGGAAGCCCTGTATACCGACCTTTTGGTGCATCAGCTCATCCAGGGTAAACTCAGTACCCCCACGGAGGGAAGCACCTTGACGAACGACAAACAAGGCAAACCCATCACCTGGAAACGTATCCAAGCAGATACTGCCAACCGCCTGCGCGATGCCGTATTGACCAATGGTTACCTGTACCTGAGCCACCAATCCAAAGAAGAAAAGCTGGCCTTGTTGCAGGTGGCGGGTCATGGTGGACTGTTTTTCAACGGCGTCCCCCTTTCCGGCGACATGTACCGTTACGGCTGGTTGTTTCATCCGGTCAAACTGAAAAAAGGGCTGAATGAACTGTACGTGCGCATGGGTTTTGGCGGGCGCTTCCAGGGGATTAGCGCCAAATTGATTTTTCCGGAAAAACCCGTCGCCATCAGTACCCCCGATGCCACTTTGCCCCATATCCTGGTTGAACGCACAACCGAGCCGCTGTGGGGAGGCATTGTTTTGATCAACCTGAGCGAGAAGCCTTTGAAAAACCTCAAACTTCGCGCCAGTATCGGCGGAAACACCCTCGTGACCGAGGTGCCCCTGATCAGCCCGATGACGACGCGCAAAGTCCCTTTTCAAATGAATCCCGCCAGCGTTACGCAAAAAGGAGAGGTGGCCTGTACCCTCACCTTGTTGCAAAATGAGCAGGTGGTGGATGAAAAAATCATCAAATTAACCGCCCTATCCGCCAGCGAGCACCACAGCAATACCTTCATTAGCGCCATCGATGGCAGCGTGCAGTATTACGCCGTAGCCCCACAAAGTGGCGGGGTCAAGCCGGGCGCTGCCCTGTTTTTATCGGTTCATGGTGCCGAAGTAGAAGCCATTGGCCAGGCGCGGGCCTACAAACCCAAAGATTGGGGCTCCCTCGTAGCGCCCACCAATCGCCGGCCGCGGGGCTTCAACTGGGAAGATTGGGGGCGACTGGATGCCCTGGAAGTGCTGGACATTGCCCAAAAACGCTTCCAACCCGATCCACAAAAAATCTACCTGACCGGGCATTCCATGGGCGGTCATGGTTCCTGGTATTTGGGGGCCACTTACCCCGGGAAATGGGCCGGAGTAGCGCCCTGCGCCGGGTACCCCACCTTGATGGGGTACGGGTCTGCCGATGGCAAAATTCCCGAAAGCAGCCAAAATCCAGCCGAACAAATGCTCTTGCGGGCCAGTAGCCCCAGCAACGTTCTAGCCCTGGCTGCCAACTACAAGGCCAGCGGCATCTACATCCTGCATGGCGACGCCGACCGCACGGTTTCCGTGGAATACGCCCGCGAAATGCGCAAGGTGCTGAGTTCGTTTCATCCAGACTTTTCTTACTACGAATACCCCAATGGGGCGCATTGGTACGGCGACCACAGCGTCGATTGGCCCGCCCTGTTTGATTTTTTCAAATGGCATACGATCCCCAAAGCAGAGGAGATAGACACCTTGAATTTCACAACGGCCAATCCAGCCATTTCCGCTACTTACCAGTGGATTGGCATCGAACAGCAAGAACAGCCCCTTCAATACAGCAACATTCAGGTCAGACGAAATAAGACCAACAAAAGCATCTCGATTGCCAGCAAAAACGTCCGGGTACTCAAGTTACTGCCGGGCGCTTTTGCCACAGGTGAATCCTTCAAACTGAGCATCGACGGACAAGAAGTATGTACAACTTGTAAAATTGGCGCTGCACCCCTGTTTTTTGTAAAAAATACCAGCTGGCAAGCCGCCGAGGCACCTTCTCCTCAACAGCGCAACGCCCAACGCAATGGAACTTTTAAAGAGGCATTCCAGCATCAGATGGTGTTTGTTTACGGTACTACTGGCACCAAAGAAGAGAATGAATGGGCCTACCAAAAGGCCGTGTTTGATGCCGAAACCTGGTATTATCGCGGCAATGGCGCGGTGGATTTGATTGCGGACAAAGACTTCAATCCGGCGGCCTATCCCAACCGGGGCATCATCCTTTTTGGCAACGCGACTACCAATAGTGCCTGGCCCAAATTGTTGGCCAATTGCCCTGTCCAGGTCCAGCGGGGGAAGGTAAAATTGGGCGATGAGGAGTATTCAGGTGCTGACTTGGGGATTTATTTTACCTATCCTCGTGCGGATAGTCCACAGGCTTCCGTTTCGGTCGTTGCGGGCACTGGTTTGATGGGAATGAAAGCAGCCTGGGCCAATCAGTATTTTGCGGCGGGGAGTGGTTTCCCCGATTACCTGATTTTTTCAGCAGAAATGCCCAAAGATGGGGCAAAAGCCATCCGGGCGACGGGCTTTTTTGACCACAATTGGCAGTATGCAAAAATGGATGCCGCGAAAGGGGAATGA
- a CDS encoding sugar phosphate isomerase/epimerase family protein produces MSHEPITDLSKLCIHTITTKPWAIEEAAKNFAAAGVKGITVWRDTLAGRDIKKTGDLLRAHDLSIVSLCRGGFFPSIDKTKRQAAIDDNRKAIEEAHQLGTQLIVLVCGADPAQSLEDSRQQIQDGIEAVLPEASAAGVRLAIEPLHPMYADTRSAINTLAQANDMTEAINSPWVGVAVDVYHLWWDPNLEQEIKRCGNNEALFAFHICDWKSPTVDMLNDRGLMGEGCIPLKKIRSWVEATGFDGFREVEIFSTEYWQQDQSQFLQKIITGYKNHA; encoded by the coding sequence ATGAGCCACGAACCCATTACTGACTTGTCCAAACTTTGTATTCATACCATCACCACCAAGCCCTGGGCCATTGAAGAAGCGGCCAAAAATTTTGCGGCAGCAGGCGTAAAGGGCATCACCGTGTGGCGCGATACACTGGCGGGTAGAGACATCAAAAAAACGGGCGACCTGCTCAGAGCACATGATTTGTCGATTGTGTCGCTGTGTCGGGGTGGTTTTTTTCCCAGTATTGACAAAACCAAACGACAGGCCGCCATCGACGACAACCGCAAAGCCATCGAAGAGGCTCATCAGTTGGGGACACAATTGATTGTCCTCGTCTGCGGGGCCGACCCTGCACAATCGCTGGAAGATTCCCGCCAACAGATTCAGGACGGGATTGAAGCGGTTCTGCCCGAAGCGTCGGCGGCGGGCGTACGGCTGGCCATTGAGCCCCTGCATCCGATGTATGCCGACACCCGCTCGGCCATCAATACCCTCGCACAAGCCAATGACATGACCGAGGCGATCAACTCGCCCTGGGTGGGTGTAGCCGTGGATGTGTACCATCTTTGGTGGGATCCGAATTTGGAGCAGGAGATCAAACGCTGCGGCAACAACGAGGCCTTGTTCGCCTTTCACATCTGTGATTGGAAATCCCCTACCGTGGACATGCTCAATGACCGCGGACTGATGGGCGAAGGCTGTATTCCCCTCAAAAAAATCAGGTCCTGGGTAGAAGCAACCGGATTTGACGGCTTCCGCGAAGTGGAGATTTTTTCCACGGAATACTGGCAACAAGATCAATCCCAATTTTTGCAAAAAATAATCACTGGATACAAAAATCATGCTTAG
- a CDS encoding FAD-dependent oxidoreductase has translation MIKATASDKRSPKNIALHSDLVMVGGGLAGLCGAITAARAGIKVVLVTDRPVLGGNSSSEVRLWVLGATSHMGNNNRWAREGGVIDELLVENMYRNPDSNPLIFDTILLEKVVSEPNITLLLNTAVYDLEKSDPDTISKVYAFCSQNSTRYELTAPLFSDASGDGILGFLAGAAFRMGAEAQEEFGEKFAPTQAYGELLGHSLYFYSKDVGKPISFVAPSFAHDVTQKIPKFRSFNTQEFGCRLWWIEYGGRLDTVHDTETIKWELWKVVYGVWNYIKNSGNFPEAANLTLEWVGHIPGKRESRRFEGDYMLIQQDVVEQRAHYDNVAFGGWSIDLHPADGVFSEKELSSCNQWHSKGIYGIPYRCYYSKNISNLFLAGRIISASHVAFASSRVMATSAHGGQVVGMAAKLCTEHGLLPRDLADPTRITSLQQALLKTGQHIPHLSLHDAEDLVQSAHISASSELKLAEMHAAGEPQEMSFALAQMIPLQFGSTAQPLQVIIHPHAEAATELELELRVSSKLDNHTPDIVLDKQVIPLQAGRNCVPLTFSLTNHPLSSQSTIQAYAFVTVHKNPLVKLFFSDQRITGVVTVFNAINKAVSNYGKQEPLEDIGVEAFEFWCPQRRPAGKNLALKFTPALAVFAAENIRNGLQRPTNQPNAWVADPADERPSLHLSWEEPQNIRQLVLHFDTDFDHPMETVLMAHPENEMPFCVKRVRVWNDREELVAEILDNHQSQRRIHFAEAVHTKMLRIEVEHPSALVPAALLEVRCYGG, from the coding sequence ATGATAAAAGCAACAGCAAGCGATAAACGAAGCCCCAAAAACATCGCCCTGCACAGCGATCTGGTGATGGTTGGCGGCGGACTGGCGGGTTTGTGCGGTGCCATCACCGCGGCTCGGGCAGGCATTAAAGTGGTACTGGTGACCGATCGCCCCGTTTTGGGCGGCAACTCCTCCAGCGAGGTGCGGCTCTGGGTATTGGGCGCCACTTCGCACATGGGCAACAACAATCGCTGGGCCCGGGAAGGTGGCGTAATCGATGAATTGTTGGTAGAAAACATGTACCGCAATCCCGATAGCAATCCGCTCATTTTTGATACCATTCTGTTGGAAAAAGTAGTGAGCGAGCCCAATATCACCCTGCTGTTGAATACCGCTGTGTACGATTTGGAAAAATCCGATCCCGATACCATCTCCAAAGTTTACGCTTTTTGCTCGCAAAATTCTACCCGCTACGAGTTGACCGCACCACTTTTCAGCGATGCCTCCGGTGATGGCATTTTAGGCTTTTTGGCGGGTGCAGCCTTTCGCATGGGTGCAGAGGCACAAGAGGAGTTTGGGGAAAAATTTGCCCCAACCCAAGCTTATGGCGAACTCCTGGGGCACAGCCTTTATTTTTATTCCAAAGACGTGGGCAAACCCATCTCCTTTGTGGCTCCCAGTTTTGCGCACGACGTGACGCAGAAGATCCCCAAGTTCCGCTCGTTCAACACCCAGGAATTTGGTTGCCGCCTTTGGTGGATCGAATACGGCGGACGATTGGACACCGTGCACGACACCGAAACCATCAAGTGGGAACTCTGGAAAGTGGTGTACGGCGTATGGAACTACATCAAAAACTCCGGCAACTTCCCCGAAGCCGCCAACCTGACCCTCGAATGGGTGGGACATATTCCCGGCAAGCGGGAAAGCCGTCGTTTTGAAGGCGATTACATGCTCATCCAGCAAGACGTAGTGGAGCAACGCGCCCATTACGACAACGTGGCTTTTGGCGGTTGGTCGATTGACCTGCACCCTGCTGATGGCGTTTTTTCTGAAAAAGAATTATCCAGTTGTAATCAGTGGCACAGCAAAGGGATTTACGGGATTCCTTACCGCTGTTATTATTCCAAAAACATCAGCAATTTGTTCCTCGCGGGACGCATCATTTCGGCCAGTCACGTGGCCTTTGCTTCTTCCCGCGTGATGGCGACCAGCGCCCATGGCGGGCAGGTGGTGGGCATGGCTGCAAAATTGTGTACCGAACATGGCTTGTTGCCGCGTGATCTGGCCGATCCGACGCGCATAACATCCTTGCAACAAGCTCTGCTCAAAACGGGGCAACACATCCCCCATTTGTCTTTGCACGATGCCGAAGACCTGGTGCAAAGTGCCCACATTTCGGCTAGTAGCGAACTGAAACTGGCCGAAATGCATGCCGCTGGCGAACCGCAAGAAATGAGTTTTGCCCTGGCGCAAATGATCCCCTTGCAGTTTGGATCAACCGCGCAGCCCCTACAGGTCATCATTCACCCGCATGCGGAAGCGGCTACGGAATTGGAGTTGGAACTGCGTGTGTCGAGCAAGCTGGACAACCACACGCCGGATATAGTGCTGGACAAACAAGTCATTCCCCTGCAAGCAGGCCGCAATTGTGTACCCCTGACTTTTTCGCTGACCAATCATCCCCTGAGCAGCCAGAGTACCATTCAGGCCTACGCTTTTGTAACCGTACACAAAAACCCGCTGGTGAAGCTTTTTTTCTCCGATCAACGGATTACAGGCGTGGTAACGGTGTTCAACGCCATCAACAAGGCGGTTTCCAATTACGGGAAACAGGAACCCTTGGAAGACATCGGCGTGGAGGCATTCGAGTTTTGGTGCCCACAACGGCGCCCGGCAGGCAAAAACCTGGCGTTGAAATTCACACCTGCACTGGCAGTTTTTGCTGCCGAAAACATCCGCAACGGGTTGCAACGCCCTACGAACCAGCCGAATGCTTGGGTAGCTGATCCTGCCGACGAACGCCCAAGTTTGCACCTAAGCTGGGAGGAGCCTCAAAATATCCGACAACTTGTCCTGCATTTTGACACAGATTTTGATCATCCCATGGAAACGGTCTTGATGGCACACCCGGAAAATGAAATGCCTTTTTGTGTGAAAAGAGTGCGGGTGTGGAATGATCGGGAGGAGTTGGTGGCGGAGATTTTGGATAACCATCAGAGTCAGCGGAGGATTCATTTCGCCGAGGCAGTACATACAAAGATGTTGCGGATAGAGGTGGAGCATCCTTCAGCGTTGGTGCCTGCGGCGCTGTTGGAGGTGAGGTGTTATGGGGGGTGA
- a CDS encoding four helix bundle protein: MRDFTKLEVWKRGHALTLRIYQITKQYPKDELFGLTSQMRRSSSSIPTNIAEGCGRNSNPQLKQFFVIATGSSSELEYQLILSRDLQYISESTFTELHEEIVQVRKMIFAYSNQL, translated from the coding sequence ATGAGAGACTTTACAAAACTTGAAGTTTGGAAAAGAGGTCATGCGCTTACTTTAAGAATTTACCAAATCACCAAACAATACCCAAAAGACGAACTTTTTGGATTAACTTCACAAATGAGGCGTTCCTCCTCATCCATACCCACCAACATTGCTGAAGGATGTGGCAGAAACTCAAACCCACAATTAAAGCAGTTTTTTGTCATTGCTACTGGTTCTTCTTCTGAATTGGAATACCAATTAATTCTTTCAAGAGATCTACAATACATCTCTGAATCCACTTTTACAGAGCTTCATGAAGAAATTGTACAAGTGCGGAAAATGATTTTTGCGTATAGCAATCAGCTTTGA
- a CDS encoding 3-ketoacyl-ACP reductase, producing the protein MTKVALVTGGSRGIGLGIVKQLAQQGFNIAINGVRPAEGVADVLASIKALGVEVIYCQGNVALSADRAKILQAVKDHFGQLNILVNNAGIAPRERRDVLNTSEVSFDEVLDTNLKSCYFLTQAAANWMIEQKESNADFSGSIINISSISATVASVNRGEYCVSKAGISMVTQLFAARLGEYFIPVYEVRPGVIATDMTAGVKEKYDNLIAQGLCVQPRWGTPEDVGKAVGALAMGSFPYSTGQVFMVDGGLTMPRL; encoded by the coding sequence ATGACAAAGGTTGCTTTAGTAACGGGAGGAAGCAGAGGCATTGGGCTAGGCATCGTAAAACAATTGGCACAACAAGGTTTTAACATCGCCATCAACGGGGTAAGGCCAGCAGAAGGTGTTGCTGATGTTTTGGCCAGCATCAAAGCCCTGGGCGTCGAAGTCATTTACTGCCAGGGCAACGTTGCCTTAAGTGCCGACAGGGCGAAGATCCTGCAAGCGGTAAAAGACCACTTTGGGCAATTGAACATCCTGGTCAACAACGCCGGGATTGCCCCACGCGAAAGACGGGACGTGCTCAATACCAGCGAAGTCAGTTTTGACGAAGTGCTGGATACCAACCTCAAAAGTTGTTATTTCCTCACCCAGGCTGCCGCCAACTGGATGATTGAACAAAAAGAAAGCAACGCTGATTTTTCAGGATCTATCATCAACATCTCGTCAATTTCTGCTACGGTTGCTTCCGTCAATCGGGGCGAATATTGTGTGTCCAAGGCCGGGATCAGTATGGTGACGCAGCTTTTTGCCGCTCGTTTGGGCGAATACTTCATTCCGGTGTACGAAGTTCGTCCGGGTGTCATTGCCACGGACATGACGGCGGGCGTAAAAGAAAAATACGATAACCTGATTGCCCAAGGGCTTTGTGTACAACCGCGTTGGGGTACCCCGGAAGACGTTGGCAAAGCGGTCGGTGCACTGGCAATGGGCAGTTTTCCATACTCTACAGGTCAGGTCTTTATGGTCGATGGCGGGCTTACCATGCCGCGTTTATAA
- a CDS encoding glycoside hydrolase family 88 protein translates to MISLDEKRTPKDLSGKLKRFWELSEQKINLIDSKYDESKGSPVFTVAGEYTTRGWTEWTQGFQYGSAILQYDATGDQQILERAKRQTLTKMAPHVSHIGVHDHGFNNVSTYGNLLRLMREGKMPFNEWEKNFYELALKISGAVQASRWTSIKTGGFIHSFNGAHSLFVDTIRSCRALTVSHELGHVFQGEGDVKISMLERALLHIQATAQYSVFYGEGRDSYDIWGRTAHESVFNVKDGNFRCPNSQQGYTGFTTWTRGLAWAMCGFAEQLEWLDTADEVTLTPFGGKAALEKMMLKAAQATCDFYIEHTPVDGVPYWDTGAPNLYKLGDYLAKPADPFNDFEPVDSSAAAIGAQGLLRLGKYLTEKGNTAAGEKYTQAGLAVVNTLLDEPYLSTAENHQGLLLHTIYHQPNGWDYVPQGSKIAYGESCMWGDYHIREVCLYLQRMINNESYYTFFNCVK, encoded by the coding sequence ATGATCAGTCTGGATGAAAAACGCACACCCAAAGACCTGTCAGGCAAACTCAAACGATTCTGGGAACTTTCGGAACAAAAAATCAACCTGATCGATTCAAAATACGATGAATCAAAAGGTTCGCCGGTATTTACGGTAGCGGGGGAATACACCACCCGCGGCTGGACGGAATGGACCCAGGGCTTTCAATACGGCTCGGCCATTCTGCAATACGATGCAACCGGTGACCAGCAGATTCTGGAAAGAGCCAAACGCCAAACCCTCACCAAAATGGCGCCTCACGTGAGCCATATCGGCGTTCACGACCACGGATTCAATAACGTCAGTACTTATGGAAACCTCCTGCGCTTGATGCGTGAAGGCAAAATGCCCTTTAACGAGTGGGAGAAAAACTTCTATGAATTGGCCCTGAAAATTTCCGGGGCAGTTCAGGCGAGTCGTTGGACCAGCATCAAAACGGGCGGCTTTATCCATTCTTTCAACGGGGCACATTCCTTGTTTGTAGACACCATCCGCTCTTGCCGGGCTTTAACGGTCAGTCATGAATTGGGGCATGTTTTTCAAGGTGAAGGCGACGTAAAAATAAGCATGTTGGAAAGGGCTTTGTTGCACATTCAAGCCACCGCTCAATATTCGGTCTTTTATGGTGAAGGCCGGGATAGCTACGACATTTGGGGACGCACCGCGCATGAAAGCGTGTTCAATGTAAAAGACGGCAATTTCCGTTGCCCCAATTCGCAACAAGGCTATACGGGTTTTACCACCTGGACTCGTGGCCTGGCCTGGGCGATGTGTGGTTTTGCGGAGCAACTGGAATGGTTGGATACCGCGGATGAAGTGACTTTGACTCCTTTTGGCGGCAAAGCAGCGCTGGAAAAAATGATGTTGAAAGCGGCACAAGCCACCTGCGATTTTTACATTGAGCATACCCCCGTTGATGGGGTTCCGTATTGGGATACTGGCGCGCCTAATTTGTATAAGCTGGGCGATTATTTGGCCAAACCCGCAGATCCTTTTAATGATTTTGAACCCGTGGACAGTTCTGCGGCTGCCATTGGCGCCCAGGGTTTATTGCGTTTGGGCAAATACCTGACGGAAAAAGGAAATACTGCGGCGGGTGAAAAGTATACCCAGGCCGGGCTGGCCGTGGTCAATACCTTATTGGATGAGCCTTATTTGAGCACCGCTGAAAACCACCAGGGCTTGTTGTTGCATACCATTTATCACCAGCCCAACGGCTGGGATTATGTGCCCCAAGGCAGTAAAATTGCCTATGGCGAATCGTGTATGTGGGGCGACTACCACATTCGGGAAGTTTGCCTTTACCTGCAACGCATGATCAACAATGAGTCTTATTACACTTTTTTCAATTGTGTTAAATGA
- a CDS encoding Panacea domain-containing protein, translated as MFGRYKMDNGKIIHSILFVLNKLGGESDLHKIFKILYFADQKHLATYGFPITGDYYIAMPHGPVPSKSYDVLKAIRGDSFWTASKEYSDLFEVEDHIVIAKQMPDMDELAESDVECLLEAIAENKDLTFQQLVDKSHKSAWEKARNDASNFDNEMKVEDIAKEVNVNEEMLNYIMLNIENQILLKEHAEF; from the coding sequence ATGTTCGGACGATATAAAATGGATAATGGGAAAATAATTCATTCAATTCTCTTTGTCTTAAACAAATTGGGAGGTGAGAGTGATTTGCATAAAATATTCAAAATCTTATATTTCGCTGACCAAAAACATCTTGCTACATATGGTTTCCCAATCACAGGTGACTACTATATAGCAATGCCGCATGGTCCAGTACCTTCAAAGTCGTATGATGTTTTAAAAGCAATAAGGGGTGATAGTTTTTGGACTGCAAGTAAAGAGTATAGTGACTTATTTGAGGTTGAGGATCATATCGTAATTGCCAAACAAATGCCAGACATGGATGAGCTCGCTGAGAGTGATGTTGAATGTTTGCTCGAAGCAATTGCTGAAAACAAAGATTTAACCTTTCAACAATTGGTCGATAAATCCCATAAATCTGCTTGGGAGAAAGCTAGAAATGATGCATCAAATTTTGACAACGAGATGAAGGTTGAGGACATTGCTAAGGAGGTAAACGTAAATGAAGAAATGCTAAATTACATTATGCTGAACATTGAGAACCAAATACTACTAAAAGAACATGCAGAATTTTAG